In a genomic window of Agarivorans albus:
- a CDS encoding MerR family transcriptional regulator, whose translation MVNTPTPYSISELAQEFTISTRSIRFYEDQGLLQPVRDGTKRLYSKHDKLRLKLILRGKRLGFSLKEIKELFDLYDAKLSSSKEVTGLIDSIKLRKLSLLQQLEDIQVVLMELKSAERRCNDALNKLTKD comes from the coding sequence ATGGTAAATACCCCTACCCCCTATTCAATTAGCGAACTAGCCCAAGAATTTACCATAAGCACTCGCAGCATTCGCTTCTACGAAGACCAAGGCCTATTGCAGCCTGTTCGCGATGGCACTAAGCGGCTTTATTCCAAACACGACAAACTTCGACTCAAACTCATTTTACGCGGCAAACGATTAGGCTTTTCTTTAAAAGAGATAAAAGAGCTGTTCGATTTATATGATGCCAAACTAAGTAGTAGCAAAGAGGTAACAGGATTAATTGACAGTATTAAACTAAGAAAGTTGAGTTTATTGCAGCAGTTAGAAGATATTCAAGTGGTGTTAATGGAGTTAAAATCAGCAGAGCGCCGCTGTAACGACGCTCTTAATAAGCTAACTAAAGATTAA
- a CDS encoding sigma-70 family RNA polymerase sigma factor — MVVDFFRKKNQTDSVMSDMEAKQKRYEALVQAYNKDVYRYAYWLVKDKHIAEDIVQETFLRAWRSLDSLKDEKAAKAWLITILRRENARRFERKQFNLVDIEDHSVADVNATSTEQQIENEWLRRQIDKLAPEYKEPLLLQVIGGFSGDEIADMLELNKNTVMTRLFRARNQLKEALDNDQERGQSNG, encoded by the coding sequence ATGGTTGTTGATTTTTTTCGAAAGAAAAACCAAACCGACTCGGTCATGTCGGATATGGAAGCAAAACAAAAACGTTATGAAGCCTTAGTGCAGGCTTACAATAAGGATGTTTACCGTTACGCCTACTGGCTAGTAAAGGATAAGCATATCGCCGAAGACATAGTTCAAGAGACCTTTCTTAGAGCTTGGCGCTCGCTCGACAGCCTTAAAGATGAAAAGGCAGCCAAAGCGTGGTTAATTACCATTCTTCGTCGAGAAAACGCCCGTCGCTTCGAGCGAAAACAGTTTAACCTGGTGGATATCGAGGATCATTCAGTTGCCGATGTAAACGCTACATCTACCGAACAACAAATTGAAAATGAATGGTTACGCCGCCAAATAGATAAGCTGGCACCTGAATATAAAGAACCGCTGCTACTCCAAGTGATAGGTGGATTTAGCGGTGATGAGATTGCCGATATGTTAGAGCTAAATAAAAACACTGTAATGACACGGCTTTTTAGAGCAAGAAATCAGCTCAAAGAAGCCCTAGATAATGACCAAGAACGAGGACAAAGCAATGGATGA
- a CDS encoding VWA domain-containing protein yields the protein MFEFVWPYVFVLVPVHWLVEKFSQAKQQQSEVLLNSSLPFTQQQAALEKANSPLKIGLKWLVWILCITALARPVWLDDEVQGLNEQGRDLLLSVDMSGSMQIKDMQLDGEAVDRLTALKFLLSEFIEQRRGDRLGMILFADHAYLASPLSFDLDSLLIQVKELVHGLVGDRTAIGEGIGLGIKQLMNHPAEQRILILLTDGQNTSGSVDPMQAAEMAAKNQVVIYTIGVGADELYQQTLFGARKINPSQDLDEGALIKIAEMTGGQYYRARSTEDLSKIYQEINALNPISEAQQFYRPQYELYYWPLALATLLLVASLASPMLMRRFNQEASNV from the coding sequence ATGTTTGAGTTTGTCTGGCCTTACGTATTTGTGCTTGTTCCTGTACATTGGTTAGTAGAAAAATTTAGCCAAGCCAAACAACAACAAAGCGAAGTATTGTTAAACAGCAGCTTGCCCTTTACCCAACAACAAGCTGCTTTGGAAAAAGCCAATAGCCCACTAAAAATTGGCCTTAAATGGTTAGTTTGGATTTTGTGCATTACTGCATTAGCGCGTCCAGTATGGCTAGACGATGAAGTCCAAGGCTTAAATGAGCAAGGCCGCGATTTATTATTATCGGTTGATATGTCAGGCAGTATGCAAATCAAAGATATGCAACTTGATGGTGAAGCCGTTGACCGGCTAACAGCCCTTAAGTTTTTGCTCAGTGAATTTATTGAACAACGCCGCGGCGACCGTTTAGGCATGATTTTGTTTGCCGACCACGCCTATTTAGCCAGCCCACTAAGCTTCGATTTAGACAGTTTACTGATTCAAGTAAAAGAGCTAGTACATGGTTTAGTTGGCGACAGAACCGCGATTGGTGAAGGCATTGGTCTAGGTATTAAACAGCTAATGAACCACCCCGCAGAGCAGCGGATCCTTATTCTACTTACCGATGGTCAAAATACTTCTGGCTCGGTTGATCCAATGCAAGCGGCAGAGATGGCAGCCAAGAATCAAGTAGTAATTTACACCATTGGTGTGGGCGCCGACGAGCTTTACCAACAAACTTTATTTGGCGCACGCAAGATAAACCCGTCGCAAGATCTCGACGAAGGCGCGTTGATAAAAATAGCTGAAATGACTGGTGGTCAATATTATCGAGCACGCAGCACCGAAGATCTTTCGAAAATTTACCAAGAGATAAATGCCTTAAACCCAATCTCAGAGGCTCAGCAATTCTACCGTCCGCAATACGAGTTGTATTATTGGCCCTTGGCGTTAGCAACCTTGCTATTAGTGGCTAGTTTAGCCAGCCCTATGCTAATGCGCCGTTTTAATCAGGAGGCAAGCAATGTTTGA
- a CDS encoding Na+/H+ antiporter NhaC family protein, whose product MQTISYTDSFLSILPPVIALLVALATRRVIIALSCGIITGALLLSNFSFVDSGIYLSQLAAGLAWDDGAPNWWNLQIIIFLLLLGAMTSLMTATGATTAFAEWAKKRIKTKRHATVTTALLSFVVFVDDYFHSLAVGSVARPLTDQVGVSRAKLAYLLDSTAAPMCVLMPLSSWGAYIIALVGGLLVTHNITDITPLAAFATMIPLNFYAVFALLMALVVAYLNINIGPMKQHERNAEKGQLFDENKGIPAGSVNHDFEADNGSPLGLVLPIAILTLVTFASFVVTGATALEEGQAFSLLAALENTDVTLSLVTGGVVGLLVSVGFAFKQQLSLSQLAHAIWVGIKAMSPAILILVFAWSISGVIGDMETGKYLASKLDGAISPAILPVLVFVLAGLMAFSTGTSWGTFGIMLPIAADMSVASDVSLILPMLSAVLAGAVFGDHCSPISDTTILSSTGAACHHIDHVATQLPYALLVAKISISCYLVMGMTGSVIASLAVGLLLFAITIATLYHRQQNSALALNSK is encoded by the coding sequence ATGCAAACCATTTCTTATACCGATTCATTTTTATCTATTCTTCCACCGGTGATTGCGCTGTTGGTTGCCTTAGCAACTAGACGCGTAATTATTGCACTTAGCTGCGGCATCATCACGGGTGCTTTGTTACTCAGTAACTTTTCTTTTGTAGATTCTGGCATTTATTTGTCACAGCTTGCAGCAGGCTTAGCGTGGGATGACGGTGCGCCAAACTGGTGGAATCTGCAAATTATTATCTTCCTCCTGCTGCTAGGCGCCATGACTAGCTTAATGACTGCTACTGGCGCAACCACAGCCTTTGCAGAATGGGCTAAAAAACGGATTAAGACCAAGCGTCATGCTACTGTTACCACTGCCTTGTTAAGCTTTGTGGTGTTTGTCGATGACTATTTCCACAGTTTAGCGGTGGGTAGCGTTGCGCGTCCGCTTACTGACCAAGTAGGGGTATCGCGCGCCAAGCTCGCTTACTTGCTTGACTCAACGGCTGCGCCAATGTGTGTACTGATGCCATTATCGAGTTGGGGGGCTTATATTATTGCCTTAGTAGGTGGTTTGTTGGTTACTCACAATATCACTGACATCACACCGCTGGCTGCGTTTGCCACCATGATCCCACTAAACTTTTATGCCGTGTTTGCCTTGTTAATGGCCTTAGTGGTTGCTTATCTCAATATTAATATTGGTCCAATGAAGCAGCATGAGAGAAACGCTGAGAAGGGGCAATTGTTTGATGAGAACAAGGGTATACCCGCAGGTAGTGTGAACCATGACTTTGAAGCCGATAACGGCTCACCGCTTGGTTTAGTATTACCTATCGCTATTTTAACCTTGGTGACATTTGCTAGCTTTGTGGTTACAGGCGCTACGGCATTGGAAGAAGGACAAGCCTTTAGCCTGTTAGCCGCATTAGAGAATACCGATGTCACCCTGTCTTTGGTCACTGGTGGCGTAGTGGGCTTATTGGTGAGCGTGGGGTTTGCGTTTAAGCAACAGCTTAGCTTGTCTCAACTTGCTCATGCCATTTGGGTGGGTATTAAGGCTATGAGCCCAGCCATTCTTATTCTGGTGTTTGCTTGGTCTATTAGTGGCGTAATCGGCGATATGGAAACCGGCAAGTATCTAGCCTCTAAATTAGATGGCGCGATTAGCCCAGCTATTTTGCCAGTGTTAGTATTTGTATTAGCGGGTTTAATGGCCTTTTCTACTGGTACTAGTTGGGGCACGTTTGGCATTATGTTGCCAATTGCTGCCGATATGTCAGTAGCCAGTGATGTGAGCTTAATACTGCCTATGTTGTCTGCAGTATTAGCGGGTGCGGTATTTGGCGATCATTGTTCGCCTATCTCCGATACCACTATTTTGTCATCTACCGGCGCAGCTTGTCACCACATTGACCACGTAGCCACGCAGCTCCCTTACGCTTTGTTAGTCGCCAAAATAAGCATTAGCTGTTACTTGGTAATGGGAATGACCGGAAGTGTGATCGCTTCACTTGCTGTTGGTTTGTTATTATTTGCCATTACAATCGCAACTTTGTACCATCGCCAGCAAAATTCAGCTTTGGCACTAAACAGTAAATAA
- a CDS encoding H-NS family nucleoid-associated regulatory protein: protein MSDFVKVFLNARSLKAATKELSIEQLEDSYNKLKVILDERFAQQAEEEKQQQEKREKLEKYKALLEQDGIDPSELLSMIGDAPVKERKKRQPLPAKYKFVDENGEEKTWTGQGRTPSPIQRAIKNEGKTKEDFLI from the coding sequence ATGAGCGATTTCGTTAAGGTATTTTTAAACGCAAGAAGTCTTAAAGCTGCTACAAAAGAATTATCAATTGAGCAATTAGAAGATAGCTACAATAAACTTAAAGTCATTTTAGATGAACGCTTCGCACAACAAGCTGAAGAAGAGAAACAACAGCAAGAAAAACGCGAGAAGCTAGAGAAATATAAAGCATTACTCGAACAAGATGGTATCGACCCAAGTGAATTACTATCGATGATTGGTGACGCGCCAGTAAAAGAACGAAAAAAACGTCAACCACTGCCAGCTAAATACAAGTTTGTTGATGAAAATGGCGAAGAAAAAACCTGGACAGGCCAAGGAAGAACACCTTCTCCGATCCAACGTGCAATTAAAAATGAAGGCAAAACTAAAGAAGATTTTCTTATCTAG
- a CDS encoding VWA domain-containing protein — MFDISLLRPEWLLLSPLLLLLLFKKQQREQSAWSKLLSPGIAKYLVDSPKQSKSSQWSLAGLLALILIALSGPSIISDNVPLYREGSARVLIMDMSYSMRARDVKPDRVELAKYKALDLLEQWKDGETALIAYAGDAFVLSPLSSDTNTLANLVPHLKPELMPAHGSALNLAIEQAAELIKQAGYAQGDVVVIGDGLTEQQMQLSLSSLQLHNLRFSMLALGTEEGAPIPIEDGSMLKDQYGSIVIAKLEADNFLPLCQNTGGICQLISADNSDIEKLSSLRSRSFDSEQQSNQQAQVRKDIGFYLLPFILLMLLNSVRRAELLLVSLCVSIFALPKPALANSVWTNQAQQAQQAFEEERYGEAAEQFTDPSWKASALYKAGNYQEAQALFAQDSSANGWFNQGNAHTQLGDYQQAIESYEQALELQNDFPAAQHNKKLVEELLEQQQQNQQQSEQQDSSDSDEQSESDSSQQQGDQQQDDSQAEENQDQQSPSEQQSEQESEQQQQAQASEEQSNEEQEPEQSAQANNSQGEPSDQEKLQKWLEDLPNDPSLLLRNKMYLEYQKRRRQPSNQENW; from the coding sequence ATGTTTGATATAAGCTTATTGCGTCCAGAATGGCTATTGCTTAGTCCACTTTTATTACTGCTGTTGTTTAAAAAGCAGCAGCGCGAGCAATCTGCTTGGAGCAAACTACTTAGCCCAGGCATTGCTAAATATTTGGTGGACTCTCCAAAACAAAGCAAAAGCTCCCAATGGTCTTTAGCCGGCTTACTGGCTCTGATTCTAATAGCCTTAAGTGGCCCAAGCATTATTAGTGACAACGTACCACTCTACCGAGAAGGCTCTGCCCGCGTGTTAATCATGGACATGTCCTACTCGATGCGAGCGCGAGATGTAAAACCTGATAGAGTTGAACTGGCGAAGTACAAAGCACTAGATTTACTCGAGCAATGGAAAGATGGTGAAACCGCACTTATTGCCTATGCGGGCGACGCATTTGTACTTAGCCCCTTAAGTAGCGATACCAATACGCTTGCCAACCTAGTTCCCCACCTAAAACCAGAGTTAATGCCCGCTCACGGTTCGGCCCTTAACCTCGCCATTGAGCAAGCTGCCGAATTAATAAAACAAGCAGGCTACGCGCAAGGCGATGTAGTAGTGATTGGAGACGGACTTACAGAACAGCAAATGCAGTTAAGCTTAAGTAGCTTGCAACTACATAATTTACGTTTTTCTATGTTGGCCTTAGGCACCGAAGAAGGAGCGCCCATTCCTATAGAAGATGGCAGCATGCTAAAAGACCAATATGGCAGCATTGTTATTGCTAAGTTAGAAGCAGATAACTTCCTGCCCCTTTGCCAAAACACCGGCGGTATTTGCCAGCTGATTAGTGCTGATAATAGCGATATTGAGAAACTGAGTTCCTTACGTAGCCGCAGTTTTGATAGCGAACAACAAAGCAACCAACAAGCGCAGGTGAGAAAAGATATTGGCTTTTATCTGCTGCCTTTTATTTTATTGATGCTACTAAATAGCGTGCGCCGCGCAGAGCTATTGCTAGTTAGTTTGTGTGTTAGTATTTTTGCCCTACCAAAGCCCGCTCTGGCTAACTCGGTGTGGACAAATCAAGCTCAACAAGCACAACAAGCTTTTGAAGAAGAACGCTATGGCGAAGCTGCTGAGCAGTTTACCGACCCAAGTTGGAAAGCTTCGGCTCTATACAAAGCTGGTAACTATCAAGAGGCGCAAGCGCTATTTGCTCAAGATAGCAGTGCCAATGGATGGTTTAACCAAGGAAATGCTCATACTCAACTTGGTGATTATCAACAAGCTATAGAATCCTATGAGCAAGCCTTAGAATTACAAAATGACTTCCCTGCCGCCCAACATAATAAGAAATTAGTTGAAGAGCTGTTAGAACAACAGCAACAAAACCAGCAACAGTCAGAGCAACAAGATTCTAGCGATTCTGATGAGCAATCAGAGTCGGACTCGTCTCAACAACAAGGTGACCAACAGCAGGACGATTCCCAAGCAGAAGAGAATCAAGACCAACAATCGCCTTCTGAGCAACAATCCGAGCAAGAGTCTGAACAGCAACAACAGGCGCAAGCCAGCGAAGAACAGTCAAATGAAGAACAAGAGCCTGAGCAAAGCGCGCAAGCCAATAACTCGCAAGGTGAACCGAGTGACCAAGAAAAGTTACAGAAATGGCTCGAAGATCTGCCTAATGACCCAAGTTTGTTGCTTCGCAATAAAATGTATCTTGAATATCAAAAACGTCGTCGTCAGCCTAGTAATCAGGAGAACTGGTAA
- a CDS encoding outer membrane protein transport protein — protein sequence MKIRKLPLALLAASATFTAAHVNAAGFQLVEHSASGLGRSFAGEAAIADNAAVMARNPAAMSMFDTIAVSGALSYIAPDVYVRGNTGVDSIDQALTNNDVVPGAAVPAGYFIQPLNDKWAWGVGMFSNFGLSTDYPEDYAAGALAGQTELITLNLNPNVSYRINDQFSIGAGVNAVYGTAKLVRNFGTGGPFPPSGTAASLEGDGWGFGWNIGGMWEVNEDHRFGISYRSKVDLKFKGDYHSDIPEGLSDNPYGTGGQTIGGELTLNLPDIFEVSGYNRLNDAFAVHYSYVWTGWSTFQEIDATSEGIGSVLNKQEQFSNSYRVSFGGTWYLNPAWELRAGMAFDQSPSRTHKTISIPDNDRYNYGIGFTYHLSEKGSIDTGFTYIQGKEGAFNEEGVEFVSKGDAYIAAIQYNHSF from the coding sequence ATGAAAATAAGGAAATTACCACTCGCGCTTCTTGCCGCGTCAGCTACATTTACTGCCGCCCATGTAAACGCAGCCGGTTTTCAACTAGTGGAACACTCTGCTTCGGGGCTAGGCCGCTCGTTTGCGGGTGAAGCTGCTATTGCCGACAACGCTGCCGTTATGGCACGCAACCCTGCTGCAATGTCGATGTTCGACACCATTGCGGTATCGGGTGCTTTAAGTTATATCGCGCCTGACGTTTACGTTAGAGGTAACACAGGCGTAGATTCAATAGACCAAGCCTTAACCAATAACGATGTAGTGCCTGGTGCAGCAGTACCGGCTGGCTATTTCATCCAACCGCTTAATGACAAGTGGGCCTGGGGTGTAGGCATGTTCTCAAACTTTGGTTTATCTACAGATTATCCAGAAGATTACGCTGCTGGAGCCCTTGCTGGTCAAACAGAGTTAATTACCTTAAACCTAAATCCAAACGTGTCGTACCGCATCAATGACCAATTTAGTATTGGTGCCGGTGTAAACGCCGTTTACGGTACCGCTAAGCTAGTACGTAACTTTGGTACTGGCGGTCCATTTCCACCAAGCGGCACAGCTGCCTCTTTAGAAGGTGACGGCTGGGGTTTTGGTTGGAACATCGGCGGTATGTGGGAAGTAAATGAAGATCACCGCTTCGGTATTAGCTACCGCTCAAAAGTGGACCTTAAGTTTAAAGGTGACTACCACTCAGACATTCCTGAAGGGCTAAGTGATAACCCTTACGGAACCGGCGGACAAACCATTGGTGGCGAGCTAACTCTAAATCTTCCAGACATTTTTGAAGTATCTGGTTACAACCGCTTAAATGATGCTTTTGCCGTTCACTACAGCTATGTTTGGACTGGCTGGAGTACCTTTCAAGAAATTGACGCCACCTCAGAAGGCATTGGCAGCGTACTAAACAAACAAGAGCAGTTTAGTAACTCCTACCGCGTATCTTTTGGTGGAACTTGGTACCTTAACCCTGCTTGGGAATTGCGTGCTGGTATGGCCTTTGACCAAAGTCCATCTCGCACCCATAAAACCATCAGTATTCCCGACAACGACCGCTACAACTACGGCATTGGCTTTACCTACCATTTGAGTGAGAAAGGCAGTATCGATACCGGCTTTACCTACATTCAAGGTAAAGAAGGAGCGTTTAACGAAGAAGGGGTTGAGTTTGTATCAAAAGGCGATGCTTACATTGCCGCTATTCAATACAACCACAGCTTTTAA
- a CDS encoding DUF3379 domain-containing protein, with product MTKNEDKAMDELEFRRQLYTNPRERSDTLIQEATRTPKNKKLYDEMQQFECKLEQALNVDVPDALAERLILSQSFDDSQLEYRRKTRVHIAMAASIAFVVGLSFSLVNWQLPTGQVNMGQVALEHVYHEMPYTSGVDEQPSLQTINAKLARYGASFDQLPGEVVYVNHCAYAGAPAFHMIMKGKMGSNINVFVVPKSTELQAVESFADKKMHGMVSKLSNANLVVVGERNEPIEKALDTLTADLNQSI from the coding sequence ATGACCAAGAACGAGGACAAAGCAATGGATGAGCTAGAATTTCGCCGTCAGTTGTATACCAATCCTCGAGAGCGTAGCGATACGCTTATACAGGAAGCAACGCGCACACCTAAAAATAAAAAACTGTATGACGAGATGCAGCAGTTTGAGTGCAAGTTAGAGCAAGCACTAAACGTAGATGTGCCAGACGCACTTGCAGAGCGACTAATACTGAGCCAAAGCTTCGACGATTCACAACTGGAATACCGCCGTAAAACCCGAGTACATATTGCTATGGCTGCATCCATTGCCTTTGTAGTGGGATTAAGTTTTAGCTTAGTTAATTGGCAACTGCCTACCGGGCAAGTAAATATGGGCCAAGTAGCTTTAGAACATGTTTATCACGAAATGCCTTATACCAGCGGTGTTGATGAACAGCCAAGCCTGCAAACAATTAATGCTAAGTTAGCCCGTTATGGTGCAAGCTTTGACCAACTTCCTGGCGAGGTTGTGTATGTTAACCACTGTGCTTATGCAGGTGCGCCAGCTTTTCATATGATTATGAAAGGAAAAATGGGCTCAAACATAAATGTATTTGTAGTGCCTAAATCCACCGAGTTGCAAGCGGTTGAAAGCTTTGCCGATAAAAAGATGCACGGGATGGTTTCTAAACTATCTAATGCCAACCTTGTCGTGGTGGGTGAACGTAACGAACCTATAGAAAAAGCACTTGATACGCTCACCGCAGATTTAAATCAATCTATCTGA
- a CDS encoding BatD family protein, whose protein sequence is MKALSVFFILLLSFNAYATTKVTASVSQNPVAVGQAFTLEIVADDTLAASEFDSSVLLRQKFVVGSTSTSRQHTSINGESSTQTRWTTTLLVREEGNYLIPSFNIGGQNTTPIQLKAKTIAAIEPSKDQVRMEVSLDNAQVYIGQPVTYTAKIWVANSLDQANIIAPSMLGAKIEKLGDDKQDLEIIDGKRYRTLTRHWLVTPEKAGEFEVKGPRLSGLANDINRRARPVDIAAQTLSLEVKAPPASFPGTWLPSNDLLLYEEIQPLQSDYQQGQAFTRIINLTIAGITEDQLPEIDIDYGEDFRVYPEAYQDRTIVKDGIVFAQRSLNVALIPVNEGELTLPGWSLPWWDLSKDQQASADIAPRTITVVAAPVNQQLQSLPSNQQALPEVQEKPSTSLWTWFFALAWIITLALLVWVIKRKKSNAKQEAQLAPDASAVDLDDDYWSQFAAACKAGQKLQAEQALAKWINKQQLTSSFAALHKEISAANWASDDKTDFDLLAFFQQCQALKKQGQGKKEREEGLSSLNP, encoded by the coding sequence GTGAAAGCGCTTAGTGTATTTTTTATTCTTTTACTTAGCTTTAATGCTTATGCCACGACTAAAGTTACCGCTTCGGTTAGTCAAAATCCTGTAGCAGTTGGACAAGCCTTTACGCTAGAAATTGTGGCCGACGATACCTTGGCGGCCAGTGAATTTGACTCATCGGTGTTGTTAAGGCAAAAGTTTGTAGTCGGCAGTACTTCAACTAGCCGCCAACACACCAGCATTAATGGTGAATCATCTACCCAAACTCGCTGGACCACTACCCTATTGGTGCGCGAAGAAGGTAATTACCTTATCCCTAGTTTTAATATTGGTGGGCAAAATACAACGCCAATTCAACTTAAAGCCAAAACCATTGCAGCCATAGAGCCAAGTAAAGACCAGGTACGTATGGAAGTAAGCTTGGATAATGCTCAGGTTTACATTGGCCAGCCTGTAACCTATACCGCCAAGATTTGGGTAGCAAATAGCCTAGACCAAGCCAATATTATCGCGCCCAGCATGCTCGGCGCCAAAATAGAAAAGCTAGGTGACGACAAGCAAGATTTAGAGATAATTGATGGCAAACGTTATCGCACCCTTACCCGTCACTGGTTAGTCACCCCAGAAAAGGCCGGTGAATTTGAAGTAAAAGGGCCACGTTTAAGCGGCCTAGCCAACGACATCAACCGCCGAGCCAGGCCGGTAGACATTGCCGCGCAAACCTTGTCTTTAGAAGTAAAAGCACCACCGGCAAGTTTTCCTGGTACGTGGCTACCCTCTAATGACTTATTGCTATATGAAGAAATTCAACCACTGCAAAGTGACTATCAGCAAGGCCAAGCTTTCACCCGTATTATCAACTTAACCATAGCTGGAATAACTGAAGATCAACTGCCGGAAATTGATATTGATTATGGAGAAGATTTTCGGGTTTACCCAGAAGCGTACCAAGACCGCACCATAGTTAAAGATGGAATAGTGTTTGCGCAGCGCAGTTTAAATGTGGCACTGATTCCAGTAAACGAAGGCGAACTGACTCTCCCCGGCTGGTCACTACCTTGGTGGGATTTAAGCAAAGATCAACAAGCCAGCGCCGATATAGCACCGCGAACCATTACCGTAGTGGCAGCTCCGGTCAACCAGCAGCTGCAATCGTTACCGAGCAATCAACAAGCTCTCCCAGAAGTGCAAGAAAAACCTAGCACCTCATTGTGGACTTGGTTTTTCGCCCTTGCATGGATAATTACCCTAGCATTGTTGGTATGGGTGATAAAACGTAAAAAAAGCAATGCCAAGCAAGAGGCTCAACTAGCGCCAGATGCTAGCGCAGTAGATTTAGATGATGACTATTGGTCACAGTTTGCTGCGGCCTGTAAAGCGGGCCAAAAGCTGCAAGCTGAGCAAGCATTAGCTAAGTGGATAAATAAACAGCAGCTAACTAGTAGCTTTGCCGCACTGCATAAAGAAATTAGCGCCGCGAACTGGGCGAGCGATGATAAAACAGACTTTGATTTACTCGCGTTTTTCCAGCAATGCCAAGCCTTAAAGAAGCAAGGCCAAGGCAAAAAAGAGCGAGAAGAAGGGCTCTCCTCGCTCAATCCTTAA
- a CDS encoding thymidine kinase: protein MASLHFKYAAMNSGKSTQLIQAHFNYQERGMNPLALIPAMDTRDGVGTIKARVGLSLEAETFCAEQDLFELVSTKNQQNKQDVVIVDEGQFLRKDQVYQLARVVDDLHIPVMVYGLKTDFMGELFEGAYHLLCLADKLEELKTICWCGNKGHFNARIDQHGQVVSEGQQIEIGGNERYVSLCRKHFIQGNAGEH from the coding sequence ATGGCTTCACTACATTTTAAATATGCCGCTATGAATTCGGGAAAATCAACCCAACTTATTCAAGCTCATTTTAATTATCAAGAGCGCGGTATGAATCCTTTGGCGCTGATCCCTGCAATGGATACCCGCGACGGTGTGGGTACCATTAAAGCTCGAGTAGGTTTGTCCTTAGAGGCTGAAACCTTTTGTGCAGAGCAGGACTTGTTTGAATTGGTAAGCACTAAAAATCAGCAAAACAAGCAAGATGTCGTTATTGTGGATGAAGGGCAGTTTTTGCGTAAAGACCAAGTGTATCAACTGGCTAGAGTAGTTGACGACTTGCACATACCAGTAATGGTTTATGGTTTAAAAACAGACTTTATGGGGGAACTATTTGAAGGTGCTTACCATTTACTGTGTTTAGCCGATAAGCTCGAAGAGCTTAAAACCATTTGCTGGTGTGGCAATAAAGGCCACTTTAATGCTCGTATTGACCAACATGGTCAGGTAGTGAGTGAAGGGCAGCAAATTGAAATTGGTGGCAACGAGCGTTATGTTTCGCTATGCCGTAAGCACTTTATTCAAGGTAATGCAGGCGAGCATTAA
- a CDS encoding YfcZ/YiiS family protein yields the protein MKTKLEESKTCCCVDVGAVIDGEECTAQVEEVFAEQQQAEARLNALVDKARKAESDPCEISSEVTAVEGGFKLAASFTFCCQAESLIFQLGLNR from the coding sequence ATGAAAACTAAGTTAGAAGAATCTAAAACTTGTTGTTGTGTTGATGTTGGTGCGGTTATCGACGGCGAAGAATGTACAGCACAAGTTGAAGAAGTGTTTGCCGAGCAACAACAAGCCGAAGCCCGTTTAAACGCTTTAGTAGACAAAGCTCGTAAGGCAGAGTCTGATCCTTGTGAAATTAGCAGCGAAGTTACCGCTGTTGAAGGCGGGTTTAAACTGGCTGCTTCGTTTACTTTTTGCTGCCAAGCAGAAAGCCTAATCTTTCAATTAGGCTTAAATCGCTAA